One window of the Hoplias malabaricus isolate fHopMal1 chromosome Y, fHopMal1.hap1, whole genome shotgun sequence genome contains the following:
- the LOC136678450 gene encoding BTB/POZ domain-containing protein KCTD19-like, with translation MESADPVCNVSFNVGGACFSVPLSRLYRFHTSLLLKSVSECGNSHRLFVDRDGLAFRHLHHYINTGTLASPCATEIHLVYELATGLGLTSLQQALENLQSGSHFLCGQPVNLQVTERDSLNYWKTCMCNDEQAVVSPVHWSGHDVVPLGLVGTPLVDHEEEVLYCFLPLEQVWLHPGLVSQDNLLWLCEGVAIIQCNSPLFRFIANFLQSGTVLLPEQFSDYEELCDEAKWVGSIPALGDCLNWLGTSCLPLTLTKEELPSLCAYLDKQDGVYLAVKEALNEFLHMNGTLEGNIDARFWSSSVKTFTFFKVISVYAGTQWYSTYFKTLIKHPEFLSNSAKNCWIVFGESLLVKGDGQMFRHILNFLRCGHLLLPTDFREWPLLCQEVEAFQIPALSSALQDCSDYRAWCKAKGQPRATSPDSLVEEENHFLHSGLEDEEPMDIGKPLLYQSESPDNAFSSTASETFQPHSEKRKETEKMSSSTLPCEELRSQNGSKVPSENTGQYRQAQECGSPGPSEVKSLSLCSIPEDYRSTEISSLLHMLLKSWQEVDNPLLSPLDCLTVLVEASVGSSITELKKMLEGLSDSAKSAITDFCKNLLSSRLSKRKRMLPPSSCPIHSIGFILKVDHPPVLGRKEAGGYFTESVIYTAEQIQIVQPARTQNRDVAFACFSLSFEEMAYARECHSFLAGTILDSSRLDPKNKTHRIVNLVYLLWTGRVSVENFVQKLLTVMCVNSEKQVEKGEKLLQWLKFTLPLAKKYAECVSELLKKTSVQAHTLFPLDQYTNLAEGLAAKQGISDLRSVEISPNSSNC, from the exons ATGGAGAGCGCAGATCCGGTGTGTAATGTTTCCTTCAACGTTGGAGGAGCATGTTTCTCAGTTCCCCTCAGTAGACTCTATCGTTTTCATACGTCTTTACTGTTAAAGAGTGTCTCTGAGTGTGGAAACAGTCATCGGCTCTTTGTTGATCGAGACGGGCTCGCGTTCAGACACCTGCATCACTACATCAACACAGGAACACTGGCTTCACCATGTGCAACAGAAATCCACTTAGTGTATGAACTGGCCACAGGTCTGGGCCTCACGTCTTTACAACAG GCTTTAGAAAATCTACAGTCAGGATCTCATTTTTTATGTGGACAGCCTGTGAACCTTCAGGTGACTGAAAGGGACTCATTAAATTACTGGAAGACTTGCATGTGTAACGACGAACAAGCAGTAGTCAGTCCTGTTCATTGGTCAG GTCATGATGTAGTGCCGCTGGGTCTCGTGGGCACTCCGCTGGTGGACCATGAGGAGGAAGTTCTCTACTGCTTTCTTCCTCTAGAGCAGGTGTGGCTCCACCCAGGACTGGTCAGCCAGGATAATCTGCTCTGGCTGTGTGAAGGAGTGGCCATTATACAGTGCAACAGCCCACTCTTCAGGTTTATAG CCAATTTCCTGCAGTCGGGGACCGTCCTGCTGCCAGAGCAGTTCAGCGATTATGAGGAGCTGTGCGATGAAGCCAAATgggtgggttcgattcccgctctgggtgactgtct GAACTGGCTGGGAACATCATGTCTGCCTCTGACACTGACTAAAGAAGAGCTGCCCTCTCTGTGTGCTTACCTGGACAAACAGGACGGCGTTTACCTGGCTGTCAAAGAAGCTCTGAATGAGTTCTTACATATGAACGGGACACTGGAGG GAAATATAGACGCCAGGTTTTGGTCgtcttcagtgaaaacattcacCTTCTTTAAAGTGATTAGTGTTTATGCTGGAACTCAGTGGTACTCTACTTATTTTAAAACTCTTATAAAG CACCCTGAGTTCCTCTCCAACTCTGCCAAGAACTGCTGGATTGTGTTTGGTGAAAGCTTACTAGTTAAGGGTGACGGCCAAATGTTCAGACACATTCTCAACTTTCTGAGATGTGGCCACCTCCTGCTGCCTACGGATTTCAG GGAGTGGCCTTTGCTCTGCCAGGAGGTTGAGGCATTTCAGATCCCTGCTCTGTCCAGTGCTTTGCAGGACTGCTCAGATTACAg GGCCTGGTGTAAGGCTAAAGGGCAGCCCAGGGCCACGTCCCCTGATTCATTAGTGGAGGAAGAAAATCACTTCTTACACTCAGGTCTCGAGGATGAG GAGCCAATGGACATAGGCAAGCCTCTCTTATATCAAAGTGAAAGCCCAGACAATGCATTCTCCTCCACTGCATCAGAGACATTTCAACCACATTCAGAAAAAAGGAAGGAAACAGAAAAGATGTCCAGTTCCACATTGCCCTGTGAGGAGCTGAGAAGTCAGAATGGCAGTAAGGTTCCATCTGAGAATACTGGACAATACAGACAGGCCCAAGAGTGTGGCAGCCCAGGACCCAGTGAG GTCAAATCCTTAAGTCTGTGCAGTATACCAGAGGATTACAGGAGCACAGAAATATCATCTTTGCTGCACATGTTGTTGAAAAGCTGGCAGGAGGTTGACAACCCACTGCTTAGTCCGCTGGACTGCCTGACTGTTCTGGTCGAGGCCTCAGTGGGCAGTTCAATCACAGAGCTGAAGAAGATGCTAGAAGGACTTTCTGATTCTGCTAAATCAGCCATCACAGACTTCTGCAAGAACTTGTTGAGCA GCCGGTTGTCTAAGAGAAAACGAATGCTTCCTCCCAGTAGTTGCCCAATCCACTCTATAGGTTTCATCTTAAAGGTGGATCATCCTCCAGTGCTAGGGAGAAAAGAGGCTGGAGGATACTTCACTGAAAGTGTCATCTACACAG CTGAACAAATTCAGATAGTGCAGCCTGCCAGGACACAAAACAGAG ATGTGGCATTTGCATGCTTCAGTTTGTCGTTTGAAGAGATGGCATATGCCCGGGAGTGCCATTCCTTCCTCGCTGGCACCATTTTAGACTCCAGCAGACTCGACCCAAAGAATAAAACTCACAGAATTGTGAACCTTGTTTACTTACTTTGG ACAGGTCGTGTTTCAGTGGAGAACTTTGTGCAGAAACTGTTGACAGTGATGTGTGTCAATTCAGAAAAGCAGGTGGAAAAGGGAGAGAAGTTACTGCAGTGGTTGAAG TTCACGTTGCCTTTGGCAAAGAAGTATgcagagtgtgtaagtgaattaCTGAAGAAGACTTCAGTCCAggcacacacactttttccttTGGATCAATATACCAATTTAGCAGAG GGCCTAGCAGCAAAACAAGGCATATCTGACCTGAGGTCAGTGGAAATTTCCCCCAACTCCTCAAACTGCTGA